A window of Zalophus californianus isolate mZalCal1 chromosome 12, mZalCal1.pri.v2, whole genome shotgun sequence genomic DNA:
CTGTGTAGGAAGCAGCTCCTTCCTGTTGATGGCTCAGGCCAGGCCATGTTCTGCAGGACAATGCAGGAAGGAGGACACGGGGCACAGAGCCTCAGGCCTGCCTCACCCCAGCCTTCGTTTCTGTGGGGAGCCAAGGTTGGAACCCCTGGCCCTCCTGCTCCTGATCTACATGCAGCACTCAGCCAGGTGTGGGAAGGCCCAGGCCGTGGACAGAGCTGGTGCACCCTGGCACGTGTCCGTCTAGCCCTCTCTCTGGAGCATCTTGGGGGCTGGTCGCCAGTCTAGGCTCCCACTTCCAGAGGCCGCTGGTTGTGTTCAGGGCAAGGTTGCCGTTCGGCTGACTCTGCGTCCCCATAGCTGCACCGTGGTCGGCTGTTTGAACTGTCCAGAGCCCACCTGCTGGACAGACGTGGCACCTCATGGGTGGCTTGCTGAGTGCCCTTCGGAGGTCTGATGACACGGACAGGGAggcccttgggggtgggggctcgaGCCTGTCCTGTCCGATGGGGGCTGCCCCCGCCTGACCTGGCAAATGAGGCAGCTGGCCCTTGGCCTTGGAGGCCCCTCTCTTGGGGCCCAGAGTGTCTTAGATGATGCGGGCCTTGTGGGTCGTGCATCCCTCTGCCTTGAAGAAAGGGGTCAGGCCTGATGTGTCCTCTGGGCAGACTGGGAAGTCCTGGGAGCCCTGGGGGCTGGGCCTAGACTGGGGGCTCTGGGAGCTCACGGTCTCCCAGGGAGTTGGTCACGGGCGTGAGGTGTAGACAGAACTCAGTCGCAGTGCTTACTTGCTCTGTTTGGTCTTGGTTGAGATGGGAGGTCTGGGGTCTGGGCCAAATGAGCTCAGGGTGTGTGCAGAGGTCACCTCACTGGCATGGGGGGGGTCAGGCGTGGGGGGATTCGTGGCAGGCATCTGGCCGAGCGGAGTGGAGCCTGGTTGTGCGCGTGGGGGGAGGTGGCTGAGGCGCAGGGGAGGAAAGGCTTGgcggcggtgggggtggggggtgggaatgaTCACCTTGCCCCAGGAGCCTCTGGGCAAGGAGGCAGCATGTCGGATAGGCTCCATGGTATGAGGGTCCCCGGGGGCGCTCCTGTCCCCGCTGTGTCCAGCGCCGCCCAGCACTgggccccaccccctgctctccgGGGTGACGGCCCGcatgatgggggcggggggagccagTTGTCACACCCTCTGCCTTTGCAGGTACTACGAGACCTTCACCAACTGCACGGAGGTGGAGACCAACGTGGTGGGCTGCTACTGGCCCAACCCCCTGGCACAGGGTTTCATCAGCGGCGTCCACAGGCAGTTCTTCGCCAACTGCACGGTGGACAGGACGCACTGGGAGGACCCCCCGGACGAGGTTCTCATCCCGCTCATTGCTGTGCCGGTCCTGCTGACCGTGGCCATGGCTGGCCTGGTGGTGTGGCGCAGCAAGCGCCCTGACCAGCTGCTGTGAGGCTCGGCGGTCAGAGGGGCCGCGCCTAGAGAGAGGGAAGGCcgggccgggggctggggagcCGCCCAGGACCCGGACCCGGACCCGGCGGTCGTGGGCAGGCGTCACCCGGCCCCGCAGCTCACTGCAGTCATGCTGCTCACCCaggctcttcctctttcttgggcTGGGGAAGAAAACGCACCAAGCCCGGAGCCCGAATCGCTGCTGCTGTGCCCGCTGCCCAGGCTGGGTGTCCAGGCCATTCCTTTGCAgagccctgcctggccctggccGGGCCTCCTGCCCTCACCCTGCCCGGTCCCTGGCTCTGACTCCACCTCCCAACCCGACCTTGACCCCTGTCCTGACTCCAGCCCCTGCCTGGCTCTGACTCCACCTCCCAACCcgaccccaccccctgccctgaccccacccctgtcccgaccccaccccctgccctgacCCCACCTGCTGCCTGGCTCTGACTCCACCTCCCAGCCTGACCCCACCACCTGCCCTGACCCCGCCCCTATCCCGACCCACCCCCGCCCTGACTCCACCTCATGCCTTGAtcccaggcctggccctgctcTGACTCTACCTCCCAACTcgaccccaccccctcccctggccaCACCCCCTGTCCTGACCCCACCTTCCAACCCGGCCTACCCTCTACTGGCCCCACCCCCTGACCTGACTCCACCTCCTGCACTGGCCCTGGCTCCTCCCCTGGGTTGacgccaccccccccgcccccgggcgctgccctgggcctccctggCCGGCCCACTCACACCTGAGCTGGGGTTGCATAGAGTGTGAGTGCTGTGTTTGTAGGATCTTGCTGCGCTGTGTCTGAGCCCTCCTGGCAGGGAGCCCATGCACGGCCTGAGGACGGAAAACCCCGACAGACTGAGAGTCAGGCCGGGGTCCCCTGGCGGCCAGGCACCGCCTGAGACCTCTTGTCTGTGCCCCCAGCGCAGACCTCCTTCCCAGGCCCCAGTGAGTCAGGCCCCTCTGGGCTGGGGTCCCGTGAGCTGCGTGCTGGCTGAGCTCTGTactgtgtgtgctttctctgaGTAAAGAGTCATCCGCTTCTGgctttcctgttttatttcagGGTATTCGGAGAGAGGCCTGTCTCTTGGGGCTGACAAGTCCTCACGCCCGTTTTCCAGATAGGGAGTGACTGAGGGATGCCCCAGAACCCCTAAATGTCAGAGTTCTGAGGGCTTCAAGCCAGGGGGATGTGGGCGGGTGGAGGGCCGCCAGGCAGGTGCTGGTGGCCTGTTCTGTGCGCGTTTCGGGTCGCCTGCTGGGTTTTCGCGGGAGGGGCCCGGTGCTGGTCCTGGGGACATCCGATGGAGCATTGGATGGAGGCGTCTTGCTGGCTGCTGGCCCTGCTCCAGTCCCAAGGCTGTCTTTGCACGTGGGCTGTTTCCACCACACCCTTGCTGGGACCAGCGgtggggctgggctctgggggaggCCAGAGAGAGCAGGCAGGCAGGTCCCGTGCCCTTCAGAGGCCCTGTTCCTCTTGCTACCCCAGCTCTTGATGACTTTCCCCTGCAAGGGGTCCGAGCAGAATGGAACCAGCAACTGCTGGTTCTCTGGAACCCTGTCCCAGGATGCGGTGGTCACACCCAAGGATCTCCACCGACTGTCACCTGGCCAGCCAGAGCCTACCTGCTCCCTGCTACTTTGGGGTTGAGTCTCCATGGCCGGGGCCCTCCCTTGGGGAGCTGTCATCTGTCTGCCATCGCTCTGAAAATCATCTTTGGCTGGAGGTGGGGTATGAGTGTCCTCTGCTCAGCTTTGTGGGGCTGACAGGTCACAGCGCAGCCAGGGGGACCCTCACTGTCCCATGTTCACGGAGGGTGACCAGCAGGAGAGAACGTGGCATACCTGCTGTGGGTGGATGGGGCCGAGGTGCAGGGATGAGGTCGTCCTGGGCAGAGCCAACCTGGGCAGCCCAGGATGTTCCTTGGGGTCTCCCAGGCCTGTTGCATTTGTAAACTTATATCCATGTGAAGCTGCGTGTAGTCGGGGACTGTGCTGGCCTGGGCTCTGCGTCCATTCTCACGCTCAGCCTGGCTCAGCCGTCCGCCCCTTGACCCTTCCCTCCCCGGGGCTGCCTCGGGTCACTCATCCCTATATGGTGAACGGATGTAACCACAGGTGAAGGTAGACCAGGGCCGCAGAACCTGCTTCCTTTGGCTCCCGCTTCTATGCTCcatatgttttgtttctaagCATTTTGGTCGTTTAGAAGGATATTATTTTAGTCCGTTTGGGCAGCTACAGCaacataccacagactgggtggcttgtaaacaacagaaattgactTCTCACAGTTTCAagggctggaaagtccaagatcctGGCTGGTAGATTTGTGAGGTGTCTGCTGAGGGCCCACTTCTGGCTCCCAGATGTCCTCGCTCTGTCCCTTcttggggggaaggggtagggaGCTCTTTTGTGAGGGtgctgatcccattcatgagggctccaacCACGAATGCCGTCCCGTCGGGCAGTAGGTATTCCACACGTGAGTTTGGGAGTTTGGGGAGGACACTAACATTCTGACCTCAGCAGATGTGAAAGGGACCCTGTCCCTCAGTGGCTGCGATTCGTGCTGGAGGAGGTGCTCTTGGCGGCTGCGCTCCCAGCACACAGCATTCGTGCGTGTCTCTTCGTCTCATGGATTTGCTCTCCAGTAGGAACATGGTGTTAAATCGCACCGTTAGAGGACCGGGCTCTCAATCAGGGGATCAACACCAAATAGATATTAGTGATGGTCAAAAAGGTATCTGGGAAGCACACGTGCTTTCTCGGTTATCCAGCCCTAATTGACTAGGTGGTGGGCGCTGTGAGGGCTGGGGTCCGTGCAGACACCTTTTGCCCTCAGAGGGCTCCCTGTCTGTGAGTCTGGGAGATGCGAGGTGGCTGCAGAGAGCTCTGTATTGGGCGTGTGTGGCCAGCCCGgcagtgagtggggggagggcacatGGGGGGGCATCTGGGGCAGGTGGGTTGGGGTCAGCCCCCTGGGCTCCAGGAGCCTTACCCACCCGCAAAGGCTTTCAGAAATCAGGAGATCAAGTAAACACACACATCTAAAGTGGGGATGTATAACAACGAACCAGCGTGATATGATATATATCTACTGTTGACCATCTATCGATCATCCACCTGTCTGTCCTTCCCAAATGGAAGTATTCATTCTTTTCAAACACCCATGGGGAACTGATAAAAGTTGttacgaggggcacctgggtggctcagtcggctaagtggctgccctaggctcaggtcatgatcccggggtcctgggatcgagccctatgttgggctccctgctcggcggagagcctgcttctccctctccctctgcctgctgctctgcctacttgtgctctctttctctctgtcaaataaataaataaaatcttaaaaaaaaaagttgaaatgatCCAGGCCACAGTCCTGGGTTGAAAGGACTTgagaggcaaaagaaagaaactttcacTTGGAAATTGCAAAAAAACCTTTCTGTATAATTTTGGATtcaagaggcaagaaaaatggaaatcacaATTGCTTTAAAGTCAATAAGGATAAAAGCACTGTTGGCACGCCAGCGCACACAAGATGCATTTGTGCTCGGCAGTGGGGGGCTGTGCAAGGCGTCTGGCGCCCAGCGTGACTGACCGAAGCAGGGATGGGCATCCTTCCCGCCGCCGGCCGACTGCCCAGCCCGGGGGGTTAGTGCTGGGGGTGTTGATGGGCCCCAAACCCCTGCACGGCCACAGCGGTGTATAACCTTAGATGTGCTTTccagaaaatatgaaagattGAAACAAAATCTACTAAGCATTCAACTCAATACGCTAGTAACAAATAGCAAAGAAAATGTGTAtagaaggaggaaataaataatGACGGGAATAGagctaatgaaatagaaaagttaGAGAAGATTTGGTCAATAAAATGGCACATTTTTTCTGAAGGCAACAGGTGAGGTAGGAACCCCAAGTAGAATAATCACCACAGAAGAAGCTACTCAGATATTAATTTACAAGGTATGAAAATGGGCCTTACGTGCGTGTTTCCATCATCTGTTCCTATGTGATGTATAAACTGTCCCGGATCATAGACAAAGACAGGAAGTTCCCTCAGTAATGGTACACAGCCCGGGTCACCTTCACCCGCTGGGACATGTCCTGCCGGAGGTAACAGACAGCCCGAGCATGACCAACAAGTGGCTTAAACAAGCTTGTGGTggtattgtatatattttttattttctgtgtattatGATGTTTcgacattttaaaaaagattttatttctttagtagtgagagagagagagggcaagcgcacagagggagagggagaagcagactcccctctgcaggtcttgatcccaggacaccgggatcatgacttgagctgaaggcagacgcttaactggctgaaccCCCCAGGTGCCAGAtgtttcagcattttaaaaaactctttctGGCTGGGGAGAGACTGACCCTTCTGGGTTAGCTGGTTCTTGGAGATGGAAGGGCCCCGTGGAAGCATGCCTTTGATATGCAAACTGGCCAATCCAGAGCCAGGCTCTATCTACTTGGACCAGGGAGGCAGGACCTCTGCTTTCATCATCCCAGGCAAGGTACCAGGCAGCGAAGGGACACCCCTGTAGTTTAGAACCTGCTAGAATTATTCAAAGTAGCCAATTTTAGGCTTTTCGCCGTGTCCTGCCTTGCCTTTCCTCTGGAAACCCCAGTAGACACTCTGGCTGGggctctcccttcctcctgctcctgccaCGTGACCACACTCGTGCCTCCCCGTGTGGCTTGTTGTGCCTCCTGTCTCTGGGCCCTAAAGGTACAATAGCCTTTGTTTCCTGAGCCTCTCCTGTGTGTCCTCCACGGGGCACCCGACTGACCGTCCGTGGCTGGGGCCGCGATCCGGGGATGGCCTCGTTACCTCCTTCCTGGAGCTTGCCCAGCTGCCACAGCTCAAAGCATCCCACTTGCATCCGGGCATGAAGCAGGGGGTAAGGTGAAAGGCAAAGGCATTTTCTTCTTGGGATTTTACCTTTTATCCAGGAAATCTAGCTCTTCTAGGGCTTCTCCCTGTGACTCTTGGCCAGACTTCCCCACAGGGCCCCTTCTAGCTGCAGGAGAGCCTGGGAATAAAGCCTATCACGTCTCAGCTTCCAGAGGAGAAGCACGGGACGGAGGGGAGGGAATGAGCAGCCCACACCTGTGCCACCTAAGCAGAGCAGGACGGGGGCTCAGGGTGAGCACAGACAGGCGGCCCCCAGGTACCAGCTGCTCTTGTGTCTTAGCTGCGAAACATCAGACGCATCCCTTCAACGTCAGGAAGGAAACAGATGCTCACATTTGAGGCTGGTTCTCAGTCTTATGGAGGGGACCCTCGTCAGTGTCGTAAGACTATGAAATAAAAGGGACATTGGTTGAAAAGGAAAGGTCAAAACTGTCATTTCTTGCAGATGTATGATAGTCTATCTAGAAAATCcatgaaaatcaataaaagtaatcAGAACCAGGGAGATTTCATGGTGGCATGAAACAGAATCTGCATACAAAATCAATAATCTACTTATAAAACAGCAATTTCAACTATAAATTAATGTAAGGAATACCCTACACACAACAGCCACAGACTTGAAAATATCCAGGAATAAACCAAATAGCACAACTACTAAGATctagtgtatatacatatataaagagcatctacaaatCAATTGAAAAAAGACAGCCCGATTTTTAAATGGGCAATTGATAGTAAAGGAACTACAAACAGGTATATAAACAGCCCGTAAAGATATGAGAGGGAGCTAAATCTCAGAGAAATTGAATTGAAACAATgagatattaatatttattgtgaaAATGACAAAGATGGGTAACATCAAATGTTGGTAGGCTGTGTTGACAGGGTCCTGGCTTGACAATAAACAAATGTATCATTTTTGGTGGGCGACTTGGCGGTCTCCGTGGAAGGAGGGGGCATTCCTTCCCCCTGAGCGGCAGTCCTGGACAAATACTTGTGTCCTCAAGCATAAGAGACACGGGGAGGATGTCCTGTAGCTTTGTTTCGGCAGCGACAGATTGGGAACGATATAAATACCCTTCAACTAGGAATGGCAGGACGGTGGACCGGGTACACGCTGTGGAATTTGCACTGGATAGGACAGAAGCTGAGTGAGCCCACCAGGCTGATGTCTCTCACTGAGGACAGCAACAGACCCGGCACGGATCCACAAAGTAGTGCCCCAAGGGCTCTGAGGAGTGAATGTGGGCCAACAGAGGAAGTCTGtggttccttctttctcctctgcctctggctTTGGATGGAAGCTGAGCTGATCCCAGGGACTCTGCCAAATGGATGGATGGCTGCCCTCCAGGAGAGACTCCTTTGGAGACAGAGCATCAGTGGTAGGGTCCCCCACACGCGGGAGGGGGGGCATCCctagtctttctttctcttctttttcttccagccctgccctgggcccagccTCATTTGCAGAGCTGAGCTGCTGGGCAGGTCTCAACCCTGAAGGCAGATCTGCATTAGTCACCCATTGCTGGGTAGCAGCCGAGCAGAGTGAAGCAAATGCTGGTTATCTTGCAGGGTTTCTGAGTCAGGGACCTGGGAGTGGCTCAGCATCACCTGGGTGGTCCTGCATCATCTGAAGCCTCGACTGGGGAGCTGTTCATGGGGCACTCTGGCTCCTCACCACAAGCACCTCTTCAGGGCAGCTGGCTTCCTCTGGAGCTAGTGATGCGAGCAAGAgagaagatggcggaggagtaggagacctggatttcgtctggtctcaggaagtcagcaagagcaagagagcatgatgGCATACCCAGCACGCAAACTgcggtgactttttttttttaaagatttttttttatttatctgaatgaGAGAGATCATGCATgctcaggagcagggggaggggcagagggaagagggagaagcagactcgcctctgagcggggagcctgacgtgggcctcgatcccaggatcccaggatcatgacctgagctgaaggcagacgcttaactgactgaaccgcTCAGGCGTCCCAAACTGTGGTGTCTTTAGTAATGGATCCTGGCATGTTCTGCTGGTTATACAGGCCAATCTGGGTACAAGGCAAGATAGGGGATGACACGGGGGTGTGAAGGCGGGGAGGTAAGATAATCAGGAGGCATCCTGGAAGCTGGCTTCCACGCCGTCTCTCTGACCAGAAGAAGAGGGCAAGGGGCCCTTTTTGCTGAAAAGAGTGGGGATTGCTGgtatcttttccttatttctcttttgccACTTTGCTCTCAAGCCGATTTAGGCATGTGGATCTGTAAAACAGCATGATTTCCATGACAGTCCTGGGAAAACCGAGcatccacaggcaaaagaatgaggttggcccctacctcacaccatatacacaaATTAGTTCAAAGTGATCAAAGTCCTAAAGGAAAGAGCTAAAGGTGgagctcttagaagaaaagatgcagaaaaagctttatGACGTGTGGTTTGAGATGACtccttggatatgacaccaaaagcacagacaacaaaaggaaaaaagcagaggCAAACTGGACTGCATCAACATTTGAAACTTGTACGCATCCAAGGACACAGTCACCAGACTGAATCAACCCATGGAGTGGGAGACTCTGAGAGGGCTCAAGCCAAATGGGGCTGGATGGGTGCCGACAACAGAGATGAGTCGTCGAGGAGGGGAGCTTCATAGGATGGATGCTGATCTGGTCTTGAGGCCTGGTGAGGAGTTTGCCCCGCAGAGACATGAGAAGTGGGCTGGGGAGGGCACAGCCGGCCCCTGTTCAGGAAAGATTAGTGACTGGCTGACAGGGACTTCTTGGATGGATTTCTGAGCTGCTCGGCAGAAGCCCCCAAGCCCACCTGCATGCTTCCTGGCAAAGCTCCACCCCGTCATCAGTCAGACAGGGACACAGGCACCAAAGTACCCAAGTCTAGCTGTGGGCATCAGGGAGCATATAAGACAGTGAACCCGTGGGCCAAGGCCCAGGAGACCCCTGTGAGCAGAGGGACCCCCCCCCTCCCAGGCATCCTTGTCTAGATGTGCCTGACCAGAGCCGTGGCTCTAGGAAGGTGCTTGCTTTCAGAGGAGGTGGAGGCCATCAGTGAACAGTgctgagtatgtgtgtgtgtgtgtggggtctAGGGGGGCAGAAAGGGGGGGTCCACCCCAGTTTGTACTTGGTACCACACTGCTCTCAGCATGGGATCCTGGCCTCCAGTCTCAGCTGAATATGATGGGGCCCAAAGAAGGATGAGATCTGGTGGGGACCTGAGTGTTGAGGCCATGGGGGCCAAAATGAGCCAAATCTTCCTCCTTTATGGTGAGAAGTCCATGCATACTGAAAAAACATGGTATTTAGGGAGATGGAGGAGATTCAGCTATAGAAAGGACATCCTGCCATGTGCAAGAATGTGGCTGGAGCTTGAGGGCATcgtgctcagtgaaataagtcagacaaagaaagacaaataccatatgatctcacttatctgtggaatctaaGAGAAACTGAATTCagagagagagtagaatggtggttccaGGGGCTTAGGGGGAGGAAgtgggagatgttggtcaaagggaaGGAGTTTCCAGTTAtgagatgaataagttctggggctctaatgtacagcatggtgagcATAGTCAATAATTctgtattaaatatttgaaagttgctaagagagtagatcttaaaattttacaccataaaaaattgtaactatgtgaggtgatgggtcACTTCACAAGGTATAGTATACATACATCATAAAGTGGACATAGAAAGTATActtgatacatatatacatacataaggtATGCCACGTATCAGAGTTGTTACATTGTATACTCTTAACTtgcacaatgttacatgtcaattgtATCAGTAAAGCTGGGAAAATACCAGAATGATTGGTTGCAAGAAgtcaaaggaagaggaaggagatgggggaAGGCAGAGCTGGTGATTTTATGCATGGACCTCTTTAAACTGTTTCAGTGGGGTATGAACACCTCTGACACAACAGAACAGGGGAAAGGCTGTGTGTGCATGCTGCAGATTCTGTGATGGTGAGTGCATGAGGCTTGTGGGGTGCGTGGCCTGAGACCCCTGCCCTGGACAGCGGGCCAGAAGACGACAGTCAGGATTATCCTGGGGGCCACTGGCTTGTTCCACCTGTTGAATAGGGACCCACCTGCGGCTGCGTCGTTGGTGAAGCCCTGAGGACACCAGGCCAGGCCTGCACAGCTGTTGTGGACAAAAGGCTGGGCACCTGCCCTCTCTGCCTTCTACCTGGGCACACCCCACTTCAGAATGCCTGGGCCAGGACTACAGGGATGGGCTTTGTTTTGGTGTCAAAGCTATAAAAAGATTTCTGGGAAAGAACCCAGAACATTTATGGGCAAGTTCCCATCATCCGGGGAAGAGCTAACTGCAGAGGTAGCAAATGACATGGCTTTAAAAtgacacatttataaaatgtctcCAATACTAGACCCTACTGTCCAGAAAAGCCGGGCCTTCTGGGAGGGCCCCTGGCCGATGCAGCCAAATGGCGTTCTTCTCTGCCGTTTGTCACATCCAGATGTCTTGTGTGGGTTGACCAGCTGGCCTGGACAGGTGTCCCCAGTGACCAGTGAGCAGGAAGCCAGGTGGACCCATGAGCGTTAAGCATCCCTCCCCCAGTGCGGGGGTTGGGGAGGTTTACAAAGCTGCTCAGGATCTGAGTTCCTGAGTCATCTCTGTGGCTCCTAGggaccacccccctccctgcaccGCCGCCCCTGCCCACCTGCTCAGAGCTCCATGTTGGGGGGCAGGAGCCTTTCTCAGGTACTGAGGCTTGTTGGCATCCTGGGTGCTGTCTTGGAGCAGGAGTCTGAGCTGCATCTTTGTGGACTGCGGTGGGAAGCCTAAGGTCAGAGAGGTCAGTGGGCTCTCTGCTGGGGATGTGGCAGGAAGGCTCAGGGCCCCCGGGAGGGAGGCACAGGGAGCATGGAGCACCTCCAGGGGGCCCCAGAATGCACAGAGCACCCCAGGTCCCCTGTGAGCCCTGTCTGCACCAGAGCATCTGGAAAAGGCCCTTAGGGCTTATTATGTGACATGAAGTGACAGAGCACATAAATGCACGTTCAAAGCACAAAGCCACCTACACCAGGTCAAGAAATCAGGTTTCCAGTTCCTTGGAACCTGTGCTCTCTCCCCATGGCTTCCCATCGCTTCCCCAGAAGCAAGCACAGAGAAGGAGGACCACATGAGGATCTGGGGACACGATGGCCATCTACTCACCCAGGAGAGGGGTCCtggaaggaaccagccctgccacGCCTGGATCTCGGGCTTCAGCCTCCGGGACCGTGAAGAAGAAACTCATGTTGCTCCAGCCGCCTggtttgtggtgttttgttttgggagCGCCTCTGCAGACTCCGGCTTAGGGCGGAGCGGACCCCACCTCATCCTTAACTTGCAGGGTTCCTTGGGACAAGCTGCCACCTCTCTGGTTGTCCTTCTTCAGCGACACGATGGGACAGATGTGCCCTAGGGAAGAACCACAGCAATTCTGTACAAGAGCAGCAGGGTCCGGTCAGCGGTTCCGAGACCCCCATCACCGGCTGACCCCTCCCCGCCGTGGCCCGTAACTTCATGGGACATGGAAGGAACCACACGTGTGACAGGTGAAGATTAATGCAGAAGCTTCAGGAAGGAAAGTGctcaataacatttttttgaaaggGTAAATAACTAACACGGCGGGTATAATTGCAGACCAAGGGGGCAGAGACGCCTTCCTCCTGAGAGCTGAGCTCCTGGGACAGAGTAAGAACCCGGGTCCTTGTCAGTCACGGGCAGGACAGCCTCAGGATGGGGCTCAGGCAGGAAGGTGGAAGGACCTAGGAGATTCTGGGCTCCGGCTCTTCCTTTTGCTCTTCTCCTTGCCTGTTTCCTGACAGTGAGTTCTTCAATTCACAGGTCGTGACACCAGGATTGGGGGCTGGGGGCATAGCTTTCTGTCCCCAGGAGAGGGCTCCCGGGAGAGAATGGGGtgagccaggggctgggagcagtcaggaagggagggagagggatgtggggcagaggagggcagggatCTTGGCAGCTCCTTTAGCAGAAATTAAAAGGTTTCCAACGACAAAGCTGCCAGAGGAGAAACGTGGGACCCGGGCTTCCTGGAACAATAATAGCATATCCTTCCTGCGTGTTTCCTGCGTTCCGGGAATGGTGCCCAAGTGCCCGGCATCCTGTGGTTCCCCCGTGACCCTTGGGGTAGATTCTgcttttattgctattttacagataaggaaactgagagccCAGCGTGGTTAGGTAGCGCTCCTGGGACCACACAGCCCGTTCGTGGCGGACACAAGCTTAAACCCTGGTTTCTGTGATTCCAAATGCTTAGACAAGCCCTGGACTGACTTGGGCACAAGAGAGGCACCAATGTCTCTTCATGGAGAAAGGCTCCCCCTCCCCTCGGCAGGGTCTCCGGCACCGGGAGCTCTGCCTCCCCACTGGGCTGGACGTGGGCCAGGGCGGCACAGAGCTTGGCCATCTCTAACCGCGGGGTGACCTGCACTTGCCGAGGCTCCTGGGAGCGTAGGCTTGTCTGCTCACTCTAACCTGGTTCTAGACAGTTAACCGGGAGTCTCAGGGGGACAGTGGTCTCTGGCCTGCCCCCAACCCTGGGCAGTCACCTCCCCCACTCTGTGACTCATGCTGTCTTATTTATGACAGCCACCCTGTCCTCCTCCTACTGGCGCCCTGGGTAGGCTCCTGGGCACCAATCTGTCTGTGGGAGTCTCTGTGTAAAGGGGGGACCAGCGCCCTCGCAGAGGGCGCACCA
This region includes:
- the RAMP3 gene encoding receptor activity-modifying protein 3; this encodes METRERRRRQARLLLMLLLCGGCPRVGGCNETRMLEKLPLCGKAFADMMHKVDVWKWCNLSEFIVYYETFTNCTEVETNVVGCYWPNPLAQGFISGVHRQFFANCTVDRTHWEDPPDEVLIPLIAVPVLLTVAMAGLVVWRSKRPDQLL